One genomic window of Pseudoxanthomonas sp. includes the following:
- a CDS encoding bestrophin family ion channel, producing the protein MHTGHSYRISEFVFWTRRSLYALVVLSIIPVLLYQMAGYRWLAIPWGVVLMLGTTVALMAGFKNTQTYNRTWEAQRVWASIAAMSRLWGAMSRDYVPDAEEGRRLVYRHLAWLTALRYQMRDSKAWETLQQAPNVEYRKHYSFPEKESTLEDELSKYVAPQERSQILVSQAKAAHVLSLQSEALKAMLAAGGIPASFFVELQKILREFQDLQAKSEQIKNYPYPRQYAIVNTIFVRILCLLLPLGMINELEPLNRLVDGFMAGRMVWLAIPLSALICWMYAALDQVGESSANPFEGGANDVPISQICVSLEVELRQLLGEFDVPEHAGPSSPIVL; encoded by the coding sequence ATGCACACTGGACATTCCTACAGGATTTCCGAATTCGTCTTCTGGACACGACGGTCGCTCTATGCCCTTGTCGTCCTCAGCATCATCCCGGTGCTGCTCTACCAGATGGCCGGCTACAGGTGGCTGGCAATCCCATGGGGTGTGGTCCTGATGCTGGGTACGACAGTCGCGCTGATGGCTGGGTTCAAGAACACCCAGACCTATAACAGGACATGGGAAGCACAGCGGGTCTGGGCTTCCATCGCTGCAATGAGTCGCCTATGGGGAGCGATGAGTCGCGACTACGTGCCCGATGCCGAGGAGGGCAGGCGACTGGTCTATCGACATCTCGCATGGTTGACCGCACTCCGCTACCAGATGCGTGACAGCAAGGCATGGGAAACGTTGCAGCAAGCGCCCAATGTCGAATACCGGAAGCATTACAGCTTCCCGGAGAAGGAAAGCACGCTTGAAGATGAGCTTTCCAAATACGTGGCCCCGCAGGAGCGAAGCCAGATCCTGGTGTCGCAGGCCAAGGCGGCGCATGTCCTGAGCCTGCAGAGCGAAGCGCTCAAGGCAATGCTCGCGGCAGGTGGGATTCCAGCCAGCTTTTTCGTCGAGTTGCAGAAGATCCTGCGGGAATTCCAGGACCTGCAAGCAAAGAGCGAGCAGATCAAGAACTACCCGTACCCAAGGCAGTACGCCATCGTCAACACGATCTTCGTGAGGATCCTGTGCCTGCTCCTGCCCTTGGGCATGATCAACGAACTCGAACCGCTGAATCGGCTTGTCGACGGGTTCATGGCTGGCCGGATGGTGTGGCTTGCGATCCCGTTGAGCGCCCTGATCTGCTGGATGTACGCAGCGCTGGACCAGGTGGGCGAGAGCAGCGCCAACCCATTCGAAGGCGGTGCAAACGACGTGCCCATCTCGCAGATCTGCGTCTCGCTTGAGGTGGAACTGCGCCAGTTGCTTGGCGAGTTCGACGTTCCGGAGCATGCTGGGCCCAGCAGTCCAATCGTGCTCTGA
- a CDS encoding glutathione binding-like protein, translating to MKLYYLPGACSLAGHIVLKWVGVEHDAIRMDGESIKSQAYLALNPSGVVPLLVHGDFVLSENVAILDYVAAQSPGAGLFGDGAKGRAQTLRWLAYLNSDVHGAFKPLFSPARFLPGEAMIEPLAEQARKQVLGHLSILDRQLEGKAWLTGMRSVADPYLFVMLRWAARKHIPLDAFANLRRFMERMSDDASVSEAIAHEEGEPGLRVA from the coding sequence ATGAAGCTTTACTACTTGCCAGGGGCGTGTTCGCTCGCAGGGCATATCGTCCTGAAGTGGGTGGGTGTGGAACACGACGCCATCCGCATGGACGGGGAATCCATCAAATCGCAGGCCTATCTCGCGTTGAATCCGAGTGGCGTCGTGCCGTTGCTGGTGCACGGGGATTTCGTGCTCTCCGAGAATGTGGCGATCCTGGACTATGTCGCTGCACAGTCCCCTGGGGCCGGCTTGTTTGGTGATGGTGCAAAGGGGCGGGCCCAGACCCTGCGATGGCTCGCCTACCTCAACTCCGATGTGCACGGTGCATTCAAGCCACTCTTCTCACCGGCGCGATTCCTGCCCGGGGAGGCAATGATCGAACCGCTGGCGGAACAGGCGAGGAAACAGGTGCTTGGACACCTGTCCATCCTCGACCGGCAGCTGGAGGGCAAGGCGTGGCTCACTGGCATGCGCTCGGTCGCCGATCCCTACCTCTTCGTCATGCTCAGATGGGCCGCACGCAAGCACATCCCGCTGGATGCGTTCGCCAACCTGCGGCGCTTCATGGAACGCATGTCGGACGATGCCAGCGTGTCCGAAGCGATCGCCCACGAAGAGGGCGAACCGGGGTTGCGAGTCGCCTGA